One stretch of Balneola sp. MJW-20 DNA includes these proteins:
- a CDS encoding peptidoglycan DD-metalloendopeptidase family protein, which translates to MLFNKKVPEYKITMENMVEIKESRDLDSYGFNKYRYQVREGKVKRNESLYLILRDMDISPQTIYDINRQSDDLFQSNRVKPGQKYFAYIDRNTDKPVRLVLHKDALEYVVFDWEDDINVSVGRKEITTEIVTTEGVISSSLYESLLENDNDLLLGNSLSEIFAWQVDFFRLYPGDNFKVIYEKQYIDGRYYGLGKVLAAEFEHKGEVFDAFYYEDEERAGYFDSEGNGVQKALMKAPFKFSQRISSGFTHNRFHPVLKRSMPHYGVDYAAPLGTPVLAVGDGEIVESRYRGANGNIVKIRHNATYTTAYLHLNGFAKGIKEGVRVKQGQVIGYVGKSGRVTGVHLDYRIYKNGSPVNPLTVKLPPSKSIADSNMEEFNRIVQLRKSELNTPKAVDQVVMTRAAAQ; encoded by the coding sequence GTGCTTTTTAATAAAAAAGTACCGGAGTACAAGATCACCATGGAAAATATGGTGGAGATCAAGGAGTCCAGAGACCTGGACTCTTACGGATTTAATAAATATCGGTATCAGGTCAGAGAGGGAAAAGTAAAGCGAAATGAGAGTTTGTATCTCATTCTGAGAGATATGGATATTAGTCCTCAGACCATTTATGATATTAACCGGCAGTCAGATGATTTATTCCAGAGTAATCGTGTGAAGCCGGGGCAGAAATACTTCGCTTATATCGATAGGAATACAGATAAGCCAGTCAGACTGGTTCTCCACAAAGATGCATTGGAATATGTTGTATTTGATTGGGAAGACGATATCAATGTGTCTGTTGGCCGAAAAGAGATCACAACCGAGATCGTTACTACGGAGGGTGTGATCAGTTCTTCGCTTTACGAATCATTACTGGAAAATGATAATGACTTACTGCTGGGTAATAGTCTGTCAGAGATTTTTGCATGGCAGGTTGATTTCTTTCGTTTATATCCCGGGGATAATTTTAAAGTGATCTACGAAAAGCAATATATCGATGGTCGGTATTACGGCTTAGGAAAAGTTCTGGCTGCTGAATTCGAACATAAAGGCGAAGTTTTTGATGCCTTCTATTACGAGGATGAAGAAAGGGCGGGGTACTTTGACAGCGAAGGTAACGGAGTTCAAAAGGCACTGATGAAGGCGCCTTTTAAATTTTCTCAGCGGATCAGTTCTGGATTTACGCACAACCGGTTTCATCCAGTGCTTAAAAGATCGATGCCGCATTACGGCGTTGATTATGCTGCACCTTTGGGGACCCCGGTACTTGCCGTGGGAGACGGGGAGATCGTTGAATCCCGTTATCGGGGTGCAAACGGTAATATTGTAAAGATCCGTCATAATGCTACCTACACTACTGCGTACCTGCACCTGAATGGTTTTGCAAAAGGAATAAAAGAAGGGGTCAGAGTTAAACAGGGGCAGGTGATCGGTTATGTCGGTAAGTCTGGCAGGGTTACCGGAGTACATCTGGATTACAGAATTTATAAGAACGGAAGTCCTGTAAATCCTCTGACCGTTAAATTACCTCCTTCCAAATCAATCGCCGATAGCAACATGGAAGAATTTAACCGGATCGTACAACTGAGAAAGTCGGAATTGAATACTCCTAAAGCAGTCGATCAGGTTGTGATGACCAGAGCAGCGGCTCAGTAG
- a CDS encoding trypsin-like peptidase domain-containing protein → MKRRDLILTAVLLVLIGVTMGTLFALYTVNEELAPLAEVRTTEVRKGTEPFITDEQLERADARFIFKKVAESVTPTVVYIEAIVPLETSIPEDENHDLEDDSFWDRIIPRRARTVGSGVIITDDGYILTNYHVVEGAVKKGLKVVLNDKREFSAKLVGVDPSTDLAVIKIKAKDLPTSIIGESETVDVGEWVLAVGNPFRLRSTVTAGIVSALGRDVQIIDDRYRIESFIQTDAAINQGNSGGALVNTSGQLIGINTAIASQTGTYQGYGFAVPIDLAIKVAEDLIEFGRVQRALLGVSIASVDYSRAMEKGMNEVMGVEIIGVERGNAADNAGIEVGDVVLEVNGYPVNESNELQQRVAVLRPGEVADLTLWRDGKRFSKEVSLQMLESEPIAEIRIDDEPMEVEEIPEGSESFESFREFDAGFRASIAADKRVIVSHVYKYSEAWNRGLRENQVILKINDKKVEDLNSLEELMAANFKDNGSVTLEILNEENAKGYIQLKQ, encoded by the coding sequence ATGAAGAGAAGAGACCTCATTCTTACGGCAGTTTTGCTGGTGCTGATTGGTGTAACTATGGGTACGCTGTTCGCCCTTTATACCGTAAACGAGGAGCTTGCTCCACTTGCGGAAGTGAGAACCACGGAAGTAAGAAAAGGAACGGAGCCATTTATTACCGACGAGCAGCTTGAAAGAGCAGATGCACGCTTTATCTTCAAAAAAGTAGCTGAATCTGTAACGCCTACCGTAGTATACATAGAAGCTATAGTGCCACTGGAAACCAGCATTCCCGAAGATGAAAACCATGATCTTGAAGATGACAGCTTCTGGGACCGTATCATACCCCGTAGAGCCCGCACGGTGGGATCCGGGGTGATCATAACCGACGACGGATATATCCTTACCAATTACCATGTGGTGGAAGGAGCGGTTAAAAAAGGTCTGAAGGTCGTTCTGAATGATAAAAGGGAATTCTCGGCTAAGCTGGTGGGTGTGGATCCAAGCACCGACCTGGCAGTCATAAAGATAAAAGCAAAAGACCTGCCCACTTCGATCATAGGAGAATCAGAAACCGTAGACGTTGGAGAGTGGGTTCTTGCAGTAGGCAACCCGTTCCGTTTGAGGTCAACTGTGACGGCCGGAATTGTAAGTGCACTGGGTCGTGATGTACAGATCATAGATGATCGATACCGAATTGAGAGTTTTATACAGACCGACGCAGCAATAAACCAGGGAAACAGCGGTGGAGCATTGGTTAATACTTCCGGTCAGCTGATCGGAATTAATACTGCTATAGCCTCTCAGACCGGTACATACCAGGGATACGGTTTTGCCGTGCCGATCGACCTTGCGATTAAAGTGGCTGAAGATCTGATTGAGTTTGGTCGTGTACAGCGTGCGTTGCTTGGTGTAAGTATTGCCAGTGTCGATTACAGCAGGGCCATGGAGAAAGGAATGAATGAGGTGATGGGTGTGGAGATCATCGGGGTTGAACGAGGAAATGCAGCAGATAATGCAGGTATCGAGGTGGGCGATGTGGTACTCGAAGTTAATGGCTATCCCGTGAATGAATCCAATGAGCTGCAACAAAGGGTCGCTGTTCTCAGGCCGGGTGAAGTTGCAGATCTGACCTTATGGCGGGATGGAAAACGATTTTCAAAGGAAGTATCACTTCAGATGCTGGAGTCCGAACCGATTGCTGAGATCCGGATAGATGATGAGCCCATGGAAGTTGAGGAAATACCTGAGGGATCCGAATCATTCGAAAGCTTCAGAGAATTCGATGCAGGTTTCCGCGCTAGTATTGCCGCAGATAAAAGAGTTATTGTTTCACATGTCTATAAATACTCAGAGGCCTGGAACAGAGGTTTGAGAGAGAATCAGGTGATCCTAAAAATCAATGATAAAAAGGTTGAAGATCTGAATTCTTTAGAGGAACTTATGGCCGCTAATTTTAAAGACAATGGCTCCGTAACCCTGGAGATACTCAACGAAGAGAATGCTAAGGGTTATATTCAGCTGAAACAATAA
- a CDS encoding NAD(P)/FAD-dependent oxidoreductase — MKIAIIGAGIAGLAAGRELANAGHEVVVFEKSNGFGGRLATRYAGKDLDVKLDHGISYLEASTPAFQKFLVELMDRDLVKEWRGKFVFRDSHGKVSALDKKEAFYIAPEGLNSVGKFLSRYMDVRRGSKVSGLTHIGEDRRKKRTWMLNFPTSETEGVDAVIIGTPSKQAYAILNTTIDEVETLKLVREIDEVEYHPQFALIAGYGDTELPEWNAMRCEDEVISWISNETTKRETGESALVIHSSYDFARKNLEEDPQKVQDMMLDKLSELLGGWAGLPEWSQLQRWKYSRVINPLPHDFMEIQGNDSPLALVGSYMNGNDVESAYLSGIKLGKHWVKKYSE; from the coding sequence ATGAAGATCGCGATAATCGGTGCCGGAATAGCCGGATTGGCAGCCGGAAGGGAACTGGCTAATGCAGGCCACGAAGTGGTAGTATTTGAAAAGAGTAATGGGTTTGGGGGCAGACTGGCAACACGCTATGCAGGCAAAGATCTGGACGTTAAGCTTGACCACGGTATATCTTACCTTGAGGCTTCTACTCCTGCATTTCAGAAATTCCTGGTAGAACTCATGGACCGCGATCTGGTCAAAGAGTGGAGAGGGAAATTTGTATTCCGCGACAGCCATGGAAAAGTAAGTGCTCTGGACAAAAAAGAGGCATTTTATATTGCTCCTGAAGGACTGAATAGCGTCGGTAAATTCCTTTCACGCTACATGGATGTCAGAAGAGGCTCTAAGGTGAGTGGTCTTACTCATATCGGTGAAGATCGCAGAAAGAAGAGAACCTGGATGCTGAATTTTCCAACTTCCGAAACCGAAGGCGTAGATGCAGTAATCATCGGTACCCCTTCAAAGCAAGCATATGCGATCCTCAATACCACTATTGATGAAGTGGAGACCCTGAAACTCGTGCGAGAGATCGATGAGGTGGAGTATCACCCTCAGTTTGCTCTGATCGCAGGCTACGGTGATACAGAATTGCCGGAATGGAATGCGATGCGATGTGAGGATGAAGTGATCAGCTGGATATCCAATGAAACCACCAAAAGAGAAACGGGAGAATCAGCACTGGTAATACATTCTTCTTATGACTTCGCTCGTAAGAATCTGGAAGAAGATCCTCAGAAAGTGCAGGACATGATGCTGGATAAGCTTTCTGAATTACTGGGGGGCTGGGCCGGATTACCCGAATGGAGTCAGCTTCAGCGCTGGAAATATTCCAGAGTGATCAATCCGCTGCCACACGACTTCATGGAAATACAGGGAAATGATTCGCCTTTAGCATTGGTAGGGTCATATATGAACGGAAACGACGTGGAATCTGCTTATCTGTCTGGTATCAAATTAGGAAAGCACTGGGTTAAGAAATACTCAGAATAA
- a CDS encoding amidohydrolase family protein, which yields MKTIRYYLALLLVLIAIQPGYSQDTPAQALTNVTLHNSDGSVTESATIVWRNGVIESVGTNTVIPFDAFVIDGGDSLHVYPGFIDGHTTIGSPDQPDNLRPLPEPGNPPYDRAGVQPERRPSILLTEDKDFENWIHSGFTTAGLGLKGYMLPGQLEVFMLSDSYESTGLYRESIGLVGSFSPAPGGWNSGAYPSTLMGVMAKFRQVMFDATALQDHIQYYEEDGSISAPERDRVLESMFPLVNNEKPLYFYTDSEDDIERLFRLQDQFGFSLVLISGEEAYKLTDELKERNISVLASLDLSEAPEWYTESKKESDDEADEDDSEEEEGSEISEEEQNYRERQLKAWMAEVKNIRILMDEGINVGFASNGTSIKDLKENVSVLLEEGGLSMEELLQYMTINTAEILGIESNFGSVKKGMNASFQIYSLPFTEEKAELLHTVSNGTIYNIQ from the coding sequence ATGAAAACTATTCGTTACTATCTGGCACTGCTGCTGGTATTAATTGCTATCCAGCCTGGATACTCCCAGGACACACCAGCGCAGGCGCTCACTAATGTTACTCTTCATAACTCCGATGGATCTGTTACTGAATCAGCTACAATTGTGTGGCGTAATGGGGTAATAGAATCGGTCGGCACAAATACTGTAATTCCCTTCGATGCCTTTGTAATAGACGGCGGAGATTCTCTGCATGTTTACCCTGGATTTATCGACGGTCATACTACTATAGGCAGTCCCGATCAGCCTGATAATCTGAGACCATTACCGGAACCTGGTAACCCACCCTATGATCGTGCAGGAGTACAGCCGGAGCGTAGGCCCTCTATTCTGCTAACGGAGGACAAAGATTTTGAAAACTGGATCCACTCAGGCTTTACTACTGCCGGGTTGGGATTGAAAGGATATATGCTACCTGGTCAGCTGGAAGTATTTATGCTTTCAGATAGCTATGAATCAACAGGTTTGTACAGAGAATCCATTGGATTGGTAGGTTCGTTCAGTCCGGCACCCGGAGGATGGAACTCCGGAGCATATCCCTCCACGTTAATGGGGGTTATGGCGAAATTCCGACAGGTAATGTTTGATGCAACCGCGCTGCAGGATCATATTCAATACTATGAGGAAGACGGAAGTATTTCCGCACCTGAAAGAGACAGAGTGCTCGAATCAATGTTTCCACTCGTCAACAATGAAAAACCTTTGTATTTCTATACGGACTCGGAGGATGACATAGAAAGATTGTTTCGCTTACAGGATCAGTTTGGATTTTCTCTGGTACTGATATCAGGTGAAGAAGCCTATAAACTTACAGATGAACTGAAAGAAAGAAACATTTCCGTTCTCGCAAGTCTGGATCTGTCTGAAGCTCCGGAATGGTATACGGAGTCTAAAAAAGAGTCGGACGATGAAGCCGACGAGGATGACTCGGAAGAAGAAGAGGGATCAGAGATCTCAGAAGAAGAGCAGAACTATCGTGAGCGTCAGCTGAAAGCCTGGATGGCTGAGGTAAAGAACATTCGTATTCTTATGGATGAAGGTATCAACGTAGGCTTTGCGTCTAACGGAACTTCTATCAAGGATCTCAAAGAGAATGTAAGCGTGTTGCTGGAAGAAGGTGGTCTTAGTATGGAAGAATTATTGCAATATATGACCATTAATACGGCAGAGATACTAGGCATTGAGTCTAACTTCGGATCTGTGAAAAAAGGTATGAACGCCAGTTTCCAGATATACAGTCTGCCTTTCACCGAAGAAAAAGCCGAATTATTGCACACCGTATCCAACGGTACTATTTATAATATTCAATAG
- the recO gene encoding DNA repair protein RecO — protein sequence MVETAKVIVLRSIDYQDSSKIVTVLSDTHGKMALIAKGAKRPKNKLAGVIEPGAILEAVYYYKANRGVQTLSEASTIYRSMNFRMDIEKASILYSTLELINQLVHENEVNQPIFDFSEQFIPWLGDLDETKAAIFPYVQIRLAELTGVGLRVLADKDEAHYLNISNGSVDDQPLEELSYKLRPNQAAFLVHSIESKNSKIFNMPFDNGELKQLIHHLDVYFKYHVEGFKDRRSDAIFEQMIQ from the coding sequence ATGGTTGAAACAGCAAAAGTGATCGTTCTCCGATCTATTGATTATCAGGATTCAAGTAAGATTGTGACCGTTTTGTCGGATACACACGGCAAGATGGCTTTGATCGCAAAAGGGGCTAAAAGACCTAAAAATAAACTTGCAGGTGTCATTGAACCCGGCGCGATACTTGAGGCCGTGTACTATTATAAGGCTAACCGGGGTGTGCAAACCCTGAGTGAAGCCAGTACAATTTACCGGTCCATGAACTTCAGAATGGATATCGAAAAAGCTTCGATCCTGTATTCCACGCTGGAACTGATAAATCAGCTGGTGCATGAAAATGAAGTCAATCAGCCAATCTTTGATTTTTCTGAACAATTTATTCCCTGGCTTGGGGATCTGGATGAAACAAAAGCAGCCATTTTTCCTTATGTACAGATACGTCTTGCCGAACTTACAGGTGTAGGGCTAAGGGTGCTGGCTGATAAAGACGAAGCCCATTATCTCAATATCAGTAACGGATCGGTGGATGATCAACCTTTAGAAGAGTTATCATACAAGCTTAGACCAAATCAGGCCGCGTTTCTGGTCCATTCCATTGAATCGAAAAACAGCAAAATATTTAATATGCCTTTTGATAATGGCGAACTAAAGCAGTTAATTCATCATTTAGATGTATACTTTAAGTATCATGTGGAAGGATTTAAAGATCGCCGCTCCGATGCAATTTTTGAACAAATGATCCAGTAG
- a CDS encoding amidohydrolase family protein, with protein sequence MKKLLFNIWVCIVVLGVQSATAQITDKPGFGKYAITGGTIHTVTNGTIEDGVLLIDGEKITFVGENARISSDYERIDASGKHIYPGFIDSRTSLGLVEISAVPVTVDNQEIGQLNPNMLAFTAFNPHSAAVPVTRVSGVTTVISAPSSGIISGKAALMDLWGYSPDSMAVKKSAALVMSLPSANRRGWWDNRSDKEIKEAYEREIKEINEYLDKARFYDQMMTAYTNDPGGKKRPDKDPRMEAMREVINGGIPVIIGVNREQEILDAIEWTKDQDDMRFIFYGVNEGWRVAEEIAEAGIPCLVNTLYTPTRGYDNYQRPYQNPGLLHEAGVKVAIATGETENVRNAPFNAGYAATYGLGKEEALKAITINAAEIFGVEDLLGSLEEGKQANLLISDGDPFEPLSQIEQVFIKGYKIPMDSRHIQLYEEFLDRDAVNK encoded by the coding sequence ATGAAGAAATTACTATTCAACATATGGGTCTGTATAGTAGTGTTGGGTGTTCAGTCTGCCACTGCTCAGATCACAGATAAACCTGGATTTGGAAAATACGCCATTACCGGAGGTACTATTCATACCGTAACCAACGGTACCATAGAAGACGGAGTACTGCTGATAGATGGTGAAAAGATCACCTTTGTGGGTGAAAATGCACGTATAAGCTCTGATTATGAAAGGATCGATGCCTCCGGAAAACATATTTACCCCGGTTTTATAGATTCCAGAACCTCGCTGGGACTGGTCGAGATCAGTGCAGTACCGGTGACAGTAGATAATCAGGAAATAGGGCAGCTAAATCCAAATATGCTGGCTTTTACTGCATTCAATCCTCACAGTGCGGCCGTGCCCGTCACGAGAGTAAGCGGCGTTACTACCGTAATATCAGCACCTTCTTCCGGGATCATTTCCGGTAAAGCTGCACTCATGGATCTCTGGGGATATTCTCCGGATTCCATGGCGGTAAAGAAAAGTGCTGCACTTGTAATGTCTTTGCCATCTGCAAATCGTAGGGGATGGTGGGATAACCGAAGTGATAAGGAGATCAAAGAGGCTTACGAAAGGGAGATCAAAGAAATTAATGAATACCTTGATAAGGCCCGGTTCTACGACCAGATGATGACTGCTTATACCAATGATCCTGGTGGGAAAAAGCGTCCGGATAAAGACCCCCGGATGGAAGCCATGCGCGAAGTTATCAATGGCGGGATTCCGGTGATCATAGGCGTTAACCGCGAACAGGAAATCCTGGATGCCATTGAATGGACCAAAGACCAGGATGATATGCGCTTTATTTTTTATGGAGTAAATGAAGGCTGGAGGGTTGCTGAAGAGATCGCTGAAGCCGGAATTCCATGTCTGGTGAATACACTTTATACCCCTACCAGAGGATACGACAATTATCAGCGTCCTTATCAGAATCCAGGCTTGCTGCATGAAGCAGGAGTAAAAGTAGCCATTGCCACCGGTGAGACTGAAAACGTGCGAAATGCACCTTTCAATGCCGGTTATGCGGCTACTTACGGATTAGGCAAGGAGGAAGCACTTAAAGCTATCACGATCAATGCAGCCGAGATCTTTGGTGTGGAAGACCTGCTGGGTTCACTGGAGGAGGGCAAGCAGGCAAACCTGCTGATATCAGATGGAGATCCTTTTGAGCCCCTTTCCCAGATCGAACAGGTATTCATCAAGGGATATAAGATCCCGATGGACAGCCGGCATATTCAGCTCTATGAAGAGTTTCTGGACCGCGATGCGGTGAATAAATGA
- a CDS encoding DUF58 domain-containing protein: MISKEILKKIRKLEIQTKGIVNTLFGGEYQSAFKGRGMEFSEVRAYTYGDDIRQIDWNVTARTGEPFIKVFEEEREQTLMLCVDISRSGTFGSQDQSKMDLAIEICAVLAFSAIKNSDKVGLLLFSDRVEKVVPPKKGRTHVLRLIRELYTTEPEGKGTNIADALSYINRLLNRQAIVVLASDFQDQDYEKQLRITNQKHDLVSLVVNDPLEDELPDLGIIPFKDPESGNIKMVNTSSKKVRAAYARQRRMLKEERNEKLMKLKIDAIEVTTNESYVRPLMTFFKRRMNRY, translated from the coding sequence ATGATTTCAAAAGAAATACTCAAAAAGATCAGAAAGCTGGAAATTCAGACCAAAGGTATCGTAAATACCTTGTTTGGGGGGGAATACCAGTCTGCATTTAAAGGCCGCGGAATGGAATTCTCTGAGGTCAGAGCCTATACCTACGGTGATGACATTCGTCAGATCGACTGGAATGTGACCGCACGAACAGGTGAACCTTTTATTAAAGTCTTCGAGGAAGAACGTGAACAAACCCTTATGCTTTGTGTAGACATCTCCCGAAGCGGGACTTTTGGAAGCCAGGATCAGAGTAAAATGGACCTTGCCATAGAGATCTGCGCGGTACTCGCATTCAGTGCAATCAAGAACAGTGATAAAGTAGGTCTGCTTTTATTTAGTGACCGGGTTGAAAAAGTAGTTCCTCCCAAAAAAGGACGTACTCATGTTCTCCGCCTGATCAGAGAACTCTATACCACCGAACCGGAAGGAAAAGGGACCAACATAGCGGATGCATTGTCTTATATAAACCGGTTACTGAACCGGCAGGCGATCGTGGTTCTGGCATCAGATTTTCAGGATCAGGATTATGAAAAACAGCTTCGCATCACTAATCAGAAACATGACCTGGTCAGTCTGGTAGTAAATGATCCCCTGGAAGATGAATTACCCGACCTCGGAATTATTCCATTTAAAGATCCTGAGAGCGGAAATATCAAAATGGTAAATACTTCCAGCAAAAAAGTACGTGCGGCTTACGCCAGGCAGCGAAGAATGCTTAAAGAAGAGCGAAATGAAAAGCTTATGAAGCTAAAGATCGACGCGATAGAGGTAACCACGAATGAATCTTATGTGCGTCCGCTTATGACTTTTTTCAAAAGAAGAATGAATCGCTACTGA
- a CDS encoding acyclic terpene utilization AtuA family protein, which produces MKDFIRIASGQGFWGDLPKAPIDQVRNGPIDYLVMDYLAEVTMSIMQKQRMKNPDWGYARDFVGVVDEIMPEIMNDGIRVISNAGGVNPNACKDEILKKAKEKGFSGLKVAVVDGDDILSDIERLIADGHKMSNMDDGRPISQVKDDLLSANIYFGCKPVVEALEKGANVIITGRVTDTGLTLAPMIHEFGWDYDDFDKMATGTVAGHLIECGAQVSGGNFTDWKTVDNFAEIGFPIIEAYPGGEFYVTKHENTGGLVSAMTVKEQLLYEIGDPKEYITPDVIADFTSIQVEEDAPNRVRVTGIKGTPDTPTYKVSASYNYGYKLAATLVYCWPDALEKAQAGADILEKRAQNLGLEFDEFRKEYIGYNGNSEKPVTIDEDSGDLDEIQMRISLSGKSRNDLNRFGMEVAPLILTGPSGVTGFAGGRPKASEVVAYWPALLDKKAVRPRVTVYESE; this is translated from the coding sequence ATGAAAGATTTTATCCGTATTGCATCAGGTCAGGGTTTCTGGGGAGATCTTCCCAAAGCTCCGATCGATCAGGTTCGTAACGGTCCGATCGACTACCTGGTGATGGATTACCTTGCAGAGGTCACCATGTCGATCATGCAAAAACAGAGAATGAAGAATCCGGACTGGGGCTACGCACGTGATTTTGTAGGGGTGGTAGATGAGATCATGCCGGAGATCATGAATGACGGTATTAGGGTGATCAGTAATGCCGGTGGAGTCAATCCTAACGCTTGCAAGGATGAGATCCTGAAAAAAGCAAAGGAAAAAGGCTTCAGTGGCTTAAAGGTTGCCGTGGTGGATGGCGATGATATACTTTCAGACATTGAAAGACTTATTGCAGATGGACACAAAATGTCCAATATGGATGACGGAAGACCGATCAGTCAGGTTAAGGATGATCTGCTGAGTGCTAACATCTATTTTGGCTGTAAACCGGTGGTCGAAGCACTGGAAAAGGGCGCAAACGTGATCATAACCGGAAGAGTAACCGATACCGGGCTTACACTTGCACCTATGATCCATGAGTTCGGCTGGGACTATGATGATTTTGATAAAATGGCGACCGGGACGGTAGCTGGTCATCTCATAGAATGCGGAGCACAAGTCTCCGGAGGTAATTTTACCGACTGGAAGACCGTGGATAATTTCGCTGAGATCGGCTTTCCGATCATTGAAGCGTACCCCGGTGGGGAATTCTATGTGACCAAACATGAAAATACCGGAGGTCTGGTAAGCGCCATGACCGTTAAAGAACAGCTTCTTTATGAGATCGGTGACCCTAAAGAGTATATCACTCCGGATGTGATCGCAGATTTCACTTCCATTCAGGTAGAGGAGGATGCTCCGAACCGAGTGAGGGTAACGGGTATCAAAGGAACTCCCGATACTCCTACCTATAAAGTATCGGCAAGTTATAACTATGGCTATAAGCTGGCTGCTACTTTGGTTTACTGCTGGCCGGATGCTCTGGAAAAAGCGCAGGCAGGGGCTGATATTTTAGAGAAAAGAGCACAGAACCTTGGACTCGAATTCGATGAGTTCAGAAAAGAATATATTGGTTACAACGGAAATTCGGAGAAACCGGTCACAATAGACGAAGACTCCGGAGATCTGGATGAGATCCAAATGCGGATTTCGCTTTCAGGTAAATCAAGAAATGATCTGAACCGATTCGGTATGGAAGTAGCTCCGCTGATTCTTACAGGTCCAAGCGGAGTTACCGGGTTTGCAGGCGGAAGACCTAAAGCAAGCGAAGTAGTCGCTTACTGGCCGGCGCTTTTAGACAAGAAAGCCGTACGCCCCAGAGTTACGGTCTACGAATCAGAATAA
- a CDS encoding amidohydrolase: MKKLFIILFLIAFGADLRAQEAGSVLIKNATVITVTNGDLENTDVLVEDGIIREIGQDLTAPKGVMTIDATGKFLMPGIIDAHSHLNTVDTNEGRNPVTAEVTMEESVDPYDVAIYRALAGGVTSIHLMHGSANVIGGQGETLKLRYGSDQDGLRFQDAPRTIKFALGENPTRVHGQGNGVQPRTRMGVEQVIRDHFDEALDYKRNREEYLEAKARYDRRRRGTPPVPVAENLRYEVLLDIIEGEILVHCHSYRSDEILMLMRVFNDYGIKNYTFQHANEAFKVAPELAKNGAHASVFSDWWAYKFEVYYSTAFNASILNANGVVASINSDSNELIRHLNHEAAKTVRYGMTSENDAIKMITLNPAKQLGIDDKVGSIEEGKQGDLSLWSGHPLSIYSINEMTFVDGTKYFDRETDADDQRIEVSVDADYDSAQNFEKIISGRQEQSCMEDAFYLLEESTLQE, encoded by the coding sequence ATGAAGAAGTTATTTATCATATTATTTTTGATCGCATTTGGCGCTGATCTCCGGGCACAGGAGGCCGGGTCAGTCCTGATCAAAAATGCAACGGTCATCACTGTTACCAACGGTGATCTTGAAAATACGGATGTTCTGGTTGAAGACGGAATTATTCGCGAGATCGGTCAGGACCTTACTGCCCCGAAGGGTGTTATGACCATAGATGCCACCGGTAAGTTTCTTATGCCGGGTATCATCGACGCGCACTCTCACCTCAATACGGTTGATACAAATGAAGGAAGAAACCCGGTTACTGCGGAAGTGACCATGGAAGAATCGGTAGACCCTTATGATGTGGCTATCTATCGTGCTTTGGCCGGTGGCGTAACCAGTATCCATCTGATGCACGGCTCTGCGAATGTGATCGGTGGTCAGGGGGAAACTCTGAAGCTTCGATATGGAAGCGATCAGGACGGTCTGCGTTTTCAGGACGCTCCGCGCACCATCAAGTTTGCGCTGGGTGAGAACCCTACCCGTGTACACGGCCAGGGTAATGGGGTCCAGCCCAGGACACGTATGGGTGTTGAACAGGTGATAAGGGATCACTTTGATGAGGCACTGGATTATAAACGAAATCGTGAAGAATATCTGGAAGCCAAGGCAAGATATGATCGCCGCCGAAGGGGAACGCCTCCGGTACCCGTAGCTGAAAACCTGCGATATGAGGTGTTGCTCGATATTATAGAAGGAGAGATCCTGGTACATTGTCATTCCTATCGTTCGGATGAGATCCTGATGCTAATGAGGGTCTTCAACGACTACGGGATCAAGAATTATACCTTCCAGCATGCGAATGAAGCATTTAAAGTAGCGCCCGAGCTGGCTAAGAATGGAGCTCATGCCTCAGTCTTCTCTGATTGGTGGGCCTATAAATTTGAGGTTTATTACTCTACGGCATTTAACGCTTCGATACTGAATGCTAACGGAGTGGTTGCATCCATTAATTCAGATTCCAACGAACTGATCCGTCATCTGAACCACGAGGCTGCTAAAACAGTGCGATATGGAATGACCTCTGAGAATGATGCTATAAAAATGATCACATTAAATCCGGCCAAACAGCTGGGGATAGATGATAAAGTGGGAAGTATTGAAGAAGGTAAACAGGGGGATCTTTCACTCTGGAGTGGTCATCCGCTTTCCATCTACAGTATCAATGAAATGACCTTTGTTGATGGTACGAAATACTTTGATCGCGAAACGGATGCAGATGACCAGCGTATTGAGGTAAGTGTGGATGCTGATTACGACAGTGCACAGAATTTTGAAAAGATCATCAGCGGGCGCCAGGAGCAATCCTGCATGGAAGATGCGTTTTACCTGCTGGAAGAATCAACACTACAAGAATAA